A genomic window from Thermococcus nautili includes:
- a CDS encoding pro-sigmaK processing inhibitor BofA family protein, with translation MPDFILLLVLLFLLAIVGWAILALTIAILKWLAVNAITGLIIIGVLNFLGVTHVPINWLTLLILAIGGVIGAFILIILSLF, from the coding sequence ATGCCGGATTTTATCCTCCTTCTGGTTCTCCTTTTCCTTCTCGCAATCGTTGGGTGGGCAATCCTAGCCCTTACCATAGCGATTCTCAAGTGGCTCGCGGTGAACGCGATTACCGGCCTCATTATAATCGGCGTCCTGAACTTCCTTGGCGTTACTCACGTCCCAATAAACTGGCTGACACTGCTAATCCTGGCCATTGGAGGAGTCATCGGCGCGTTTATACTCATAATCCTATCCCTC
- a CDS encoding class III signal peptide-containing protein codes for MNRRAQGAIEYLFMIALSLVVLVFILKKFLDPRVGTVKKIGNISNGTSQNINSSLNEFLNKTKK; via the coding sequence ATGAATCGAAGGGCCCAGGGTGCAATTGAGTACCTCTTCATGATTGCTTTATCGTTAGTAGTATTAGTGTTTATCCTAAAAAAATTTTTAGACCCAAGAGTAGGAACGGTAAAGAAAATAGGCAATATCTCCAACGGCACAAGCCAGAATATTAATTCAAGTTTAAATGAGTTTTTGAATAAAACTAAAAAGTGA
- a CDS encoding class III signal peptide-containing protein encodes MMRKAQGAIEYLFMIAAALVIILIVVKQLQNKGDTAKNVAQSAGGNASQILNNMSVNGTK; translated from the coding sequence ATGATGAGGAAGGCCCAGGGTGCAATTGAGTACCTCTTCATGATTGCCGCGGCGCTGGTAATTATACTGATAGTTGTTAAGCAGTTGCAGAACAAGGGAGACACAGCAAAGAATGTAGCCCAAAGTGCAGGTGGTAATGCTAGCCAGATACTCAACAATATGAGTGTAAATGGAACTAAGTGA
- a CDS encoding site-2 protease family protein yields MPRGIYECLNCGYREERDSTEPLLERSCPRCGGDMILVGYAREDAERPRSPSLESVPTPEIHVAETPDLPPEVEAKLRTFYNLRFAGFDGRVFVFEVEDILEPNFEKVLSEMERLGYWCALKKRDGKVLLFVFPAGEVKPDNKWLPWVFLLATIATTLFAGYMLALNYISALDYYGLPGMKDPYLIALSFSVSVMAILGTHELGHKIAAAYHGVRATMPYFIPFPFSLIGTLGAVIRVKSPLPTRDAAIDLGVSGPIAGFLVAIPVTAIGLKLSIVVPPSMVPQTEGGVYFGTNLLFELLTRAVLGIPDNYVIFLHPIAMAGWVGLLVTFLNLIPVAQLDGGHVLRAFISERTHRIVTYVTAFVLIGMSYLWSGWFIWGLLVLLIGSAGNPGALDEVSPISKKRIALAILAAILFILTATPRPIWTT; encoded by the coding sequence ATGCCGAGGGGAATCTACGAGTGCCTTAACTGTGGCTACCGCGAGGAGAGGGATTCCACCGAGCCCCTTCTTGAGCGCTCGTGCCCCCGTTGCGGAGGGGACATGATTCTCGTGGGCTACGCGAGGGAAGATGCCGAAAGACCACGTAGCCCATCGCTGGAATCCGTCCCCACCCCCGAGATTCACGTTGCCGAGACTCCGGACCTTCCGCCGGAGGTTGAGGCCAAACTCAGGACGTTTTACAACCTCCGGTTTGCTGGCTTCGACGGGAGGGTCTTCGTTTTCGAGGTTGAGGACATCCTTGAGCCAAACTTCGAGAAGGTTCTAAGTGAGATGGAGAGGCTCGGTTACTGGTGCGCCCTGAAGAAACGCGATGGCAAAGTCCTCCTGTTTGTGTTTCCCGCGGGGGAGGTCAAGCCAGACAACAAGTGGCTACCCTGGGTTTTCCTGCTCGCGACCATAGCGACGACCCTATTCGCAGGCTACATGCTGGCCCTTAACTACATCTCTGCCCTCGATTATTACGGACTTCCCGGGATGAAGGACCCCTACCTTATAGCACTCTCCTTCTCGGTAAGCGTCATGGCAATTCTCGGAACCCACGAACTTGGCCACAAGATAGCCGCTGCCTACCATGGCGTCCGTGCAACGATGCCATACTTCATACCATTCCCGTTTAGTTTGATAGGAACCCTTGGCGCTGTGATAAGGGTTAAGTCTCCCCTGCCAACGAGGGACGCGGCAATAGACCTTGGCGTTAGCGGGCCGATAGCGGGCTTCTTGGTGGCCATCCCAGTCACGGCCATAGGTCTGAAGCTCTCGATTGTGGTTCCCCCTAGTATGGTGCCCCAGACGGAAGGAGGGGTTTACTTCGGTACGAACCTGCTCTTCGAGCTCCTAACCAGGGCAGTGCTTGGAATCCCTGACAACTACGTGATATTCCTTCATCCCATTGCGATGGCCGGCTGGGTCGGACTGCTCGTCACGTTCCTCAACCTGATTCCGGTTGCCCAGCTCGACGGGGGACACGTGCTGAGGGCGTTCATCAGCGAAAGGACACACAGGATAGTGACTTACGTCACGGCCTTCGTTCTCATCGGGATGAGCTACCTCTGGAGTGGCTGGTTCATCTGGGGACTGCTCGTTCTCCTCATTGGCTCCGCTGGGAATCCCGGCGCCCTCGACGAAGTATCGCCAATATCCAAGAAGAGGATAGCCCTTGCGATACTGGCGGCTATCCTATTCATCCTCACCGCAACACCGAGGCCGATTTGGACTACTTAG
- a CDS encoding ATP-binding protein, which produces MRVLEEGLVESIVRRTIDTAEARLRKYAFTSTGEKRPERKPLAKLKGEVEMFLKTRENRLLVLYGLRGVGKTTMLAQTYFKLLPQIPRERLVYVSLDKLRPLGISLNDFVRAYERLLGERIEELSQPTFLFIDEAHYDENFGITVKDLHDSASNLMIVVTGSSSLPLKLDPDLMRRARKLRVPPLTFTEYLLLKKRIQIPEELSAALKRAVLSCDFSGIEEKLGGVLLKFTEKDVEDYLVQGSLPLYLASPNPLEDAYEILRKIVEVDLMREGLSETTREKALGLLLLLASGESLAYDDLSSTLGLAKATVEKMIEKLEDLEVIFPVRAYGSLGKVARKTPKYKFLAPMLRSAVLYEFGLFERDSKTLGMLLEDAVALYLHLLAREKKLGLHYDAQRGGADFILKGHGEGVVVEVGWGKKGVRQVLKTMKKTGLTCGVVVHNGPLKKKGDVWFVPRELFLLTL; this is translated from the coding sequence GTGAGAGTCTTGGAAGAAGGACTCGTGGAAAGCATTGTGAGAAGAACCATTGACACGGCCGAGGCAAGGCTTAGGAAGTACGCGTTCACTTCAACTGGAGAAAAAAGACCCGAAAGGAAACCCCTCGCGAAGCTTAAAGGGGAAGTTGAGATGTTCCTTAAAACCCGGGAGAACAGGCTTCTGGTTCTTTACGGTCTTCGCGGTGTCGGAAAGACCACCATGCTCGCTCAAACCTACTTCAAGCTTCTCCCTCAGATTCCAAGGGAGAGACTTGTCTACGTCTCCCTCGACAAGCTTCGTCCGTTGGGGATAAGTCTGAATGACTTTGTCCGTGCTTACGAGCGTCTTCTCGGTGAGAGAATCGAGGAGTTGAGTCAGCCAACCTTCCTATTCATCGACGAAGCTCACTATGACGAGAACTTCGGGATTACGGTGAAAGACCTTCACGACTCCGCGAGTAACCTCATGATTGTGGTCACTGGCTCCTCTTCACTTCCCCTTAAGCTCGACCCCGACCTGATGAGGAGGGCCAGAAAGCTCAGGGTGCCGCCTTTAACCTTCACAGAATACCTACTTTTAAAGAAGAGAATACAAATCCCCGAGGAACTCAGTGCAGCTTTAAAGAGAGCAGTCCTCAGCTGTGATTTCTCAGGAATTGAAGAGAAGCTTGGAGGGGTACTCCTGAAGTTCACTGAAAAAGACGTTGAGGATTATCTCGTTCAAGGCTCGCTCCCCCTTTACCTCGCTTCGCCAAACCCGCTTGAGGATGCTTATGAGATACTAAGGAAGATTGTCGAGGTTGATTTAATGCGCGAAGGTCTTTCCGAGACGACACGGGAAAAGGCCCTTGGCCTGCTACTCCTTCTTGCTTCCGGTGAAAGCTTGGCCTACGATGACCTGAGCTCGACTCTGGGGCTCGCCAAGGCGACTGTGGAAAAGATGATTGAGAAGCTTGAAGACCTCGAAGTCATCTTTCCGGTGAGGGCCTACGGCTCTTTGGGCAAAGTCGCCCGAAAGACCCCAAAATACAAGTTCTTGGCACCTATGCTTAGGAGCGCGGTGCTTTACGAGTTCGGACTCTTTGAGAGGGATTCAAAAACGCTCGGTATGCTCCTTGAGGACGCGGTTGCGCTCTATCTCCATCTGCTTGCCAGGGAGAAGAAGTTGGGACTTCACTACGATGCCCAGAGGGGCGGTGCGGACTTCATCTTGAAGGGACATGGCGAAGGAGTCGTGGTCGAGGTCGGCTGGGGGAAGAAGGGCGTCCGTCAGGTCCTCAAGACCATGAAGAAGACTGGATTAACCTGCGGCGTCGTGGTTCACAACGGACCGTTGAAAAAGAAAGGAGATGTGTGGTTTGTGCCGAGGGAGCTCTTTTTGCTGACGCTCTAA
- a CDS encoding DUF126 domain-containing protein: protein MKLKGRKVVGGKAEGELIVSQKPLSFLGGVDPETGIVTDAESDIRGQSIAGKILAFPRGKGSTVGSYVIYALKKNGKAPKAIIVGEAETIVATGAIIAGIPMVQGIDVSKLRSGMKVKVDADSGEVEVEEG, encoded by the coding sequence ATGAAGCTGAAGGGAAGGAAGGTCGTCGGCGGGAAGGCCGAGGGCGAGCTGATAGTCTCGCAGAAGCCACTTTCATTCCTCGGTGGGGTTGACCCCGAGACTGGAATCGTCACCGACGCGGAGAGCGACATAAGGGGTCAGAGCATAGCGGGCAAAATCCTCGCTTTCCCGCGCGGGAAGGGCTCAACCGTCGGCTCCTACGTAATCTACGCCCTCAAGAAGAACGGAAAGGCGCCGAAGGCGATAATCGTCGGTGAGGCCGAGACGATAGTGGCGACGGGCGCGATAATAGCCGGTATTCCAATGGTTCAGGGGATAGACGTTTCAAAGCTGAGGAGCGGAATGAAAGTTAAGGTTGACGCCGACTCGGGTGAGGTTGAGGTCGAGGAAGGTTGA
- a CDS encoding aconitase X catalytic domain-containing protein: MYLTKEEELILAGEYGYALQKAMEILVALGDIYGAERLIPIKSAQIAGVSYKNLGEAGIEFLRDFVDAGAKVSVYTTLNPAGIGDDEFMEKQREVLELYRAMGIEVTSTCTPYYGANLPKFGDHLAWSESSAVSFANSIIGARTNREGGPSSLASAIVGKTPEYGLHLDENRKATVKVKVEAKVKTFVDYSALGYHLGKTLGNDVPYITGLKPESLDYLKELGASMAATGSIALYHVEGETPEYRNAISDGIETITVEDADLKAVRESFSDDWSEIDMILIGCPHASLMEIKEVAELLRMRGRPLKIPLFITASRAVKALSDSLGYTETIERYNGRIIADSCFVVSPIKGWYNGIATNSGKSAFYFRSFGFSVRLDDAERLIKEAP, encoded by the coding sequence ATGTACCTGACGAAGGAAGAGGAGCTGATTTTGGCCGGCGAGTACGGCTACGCCCTCCAGAAGGCGATGGAAATCCTCGTTGCGCTCGGTGACATCTACGGGGCGGAACGGTTGATTCCCATAAAGAGCGCCCAGATAGCAGGGGTTTCCTACAAAAACCTCGGCGAGGCCGGCATTGAGTTCCTGAGGGACTTCGTGGATGCTGGAGCGAAGGTCAGCGTCTACACGACCCTCAACCCGGCGGGAATAGGCGACGACGAGTTCATGGAGAAGCAGAGGGAAGTTTTGGAGCTCTACCGCGCGATGGGGATAGAGGTCACCTCGACCTGCACCCCATACTACGGGGCGAACCTTCCGAAGTTCGGCGACCACTTGGCTTGGAGCGAGAGCTCGGCGGTCTCCTTCGCAAACTCGATAATAGGTGCCAGAACCAACCGCGAGGGCGGACCGTCAAGCCTGGCATCAGCCATAGTCGGCAAAACGCCGGAGTACGGACTCCACCTCGACGAGAACAGGAAGGCGACCGTGAAGGTGAAGGTAGAAGCTAAAGTCAAAACGTTCGTTGACTACTCAGCCCTCGGCTACCACCTCGGAAAGACCCTCGGAAACGACGTGCCCTACATAACCGGCCTGAAACCGGAGAGCCTGGACTACCTCAAGGAGCTCGGCGCCTCGATGGCGGCGACGGGCTCGATAGCGCTCTACCACGTCGAAGGCGAAACGCCCGAATACAGAAACGCGATTTCTGACGGGATAGAGACGATAACGGTTGAAGACGCCGACCTGAAGGCCGTCAGGGAGAGCTTCTCCGACGATTGGAGTGAGATAGACATGATTCTCATCGGCTGTCCTCACGCTTCCCTCATGGAAATCAAGGAGGTAGCCGAACTTCTGAGAATGCGCGGAAGGCCCCTAAAGATACCGCTCTTCATAACCGCGAGCAGGGCCGTTAAGGCTTTATCTGACTCGCTCGGCTACACCGAAACGATAGAGCGCTACAACGGGCGGATTATAGCGGACTCGTGCTTCGTCGTATCGCCGATTAAGGGCTGGTATAACGGCATTGCCACCAACAGCGGGAAGAGCGCATTCTACTTCCGCTCATTCGGCTTTAGCGTAAGGCTCGACGACGCCGAGAGGCTCATAAAGGAGGCACCGTGA